The Stigmatella erecta genome window below encodes:
- a CDS encoding alpha/beta fold hydrolase: MPSSPGAASPEGLAPTRFVSVEGVNIAVYESEGRGGPGVLLIHGNTSSARIFESVFASPFARHYHVAALDLPGYGHSGNAPAYSFERFTSAIAQVAHATGTHEGVLAGWSLGGNLAFQTRAKLPGLRGLFVFGITPVGDDPALPPPFLGPGSSHAGEAVGYGLHPELTGPQIEAYVRGFFRPGYTDIPRFVYEAARRTDPGTRAAIRAAATGQDPSFSDEVRLARGLDIPLAIVLGDTDALINPAHALALAPSLPTLWRGAVQFIPGSGHALPWEHPQPFTALLGAFLEDLPPARG, encoded by the coding sequence ATGCCCTCTTCCCCCGGTGCGGCGTCCCCCGAAGGCTTGGCCCCCACCCGCTTCGTGTCCGTGGAGGGCGTGAACATCGCCGTCTATGAAAGCGAGGGCCGTGGTGGGCCCGGCGTGCTGCTCATCCACGGCAATACCTCCTCCGCGCGCATCTTCGAGAGCGTCTTCGCCTCCCCTTTCGCGCGGCACTACCACGTGGCCGCGCTCGACCTGCCGGGCTACGGCCACTCCGGAAACGCCCCGGCGTACAGCTTCGAGCGGTTCACGTCGGCCATTGCCCAGGTGGCGCACGCCACGGGCACCCACGAGGGAGTGCTGGCGGGCTGGAGCCTGGGCGGCAACCTGGCATTCCAGACGCGGGCGAAGCTTCCCGGCCTCCGGGGCCTCTTCGTCTTTGGCATCACCCCGGTGGGCGACGATCCCGCGCTGCCGCCGCCCTTCCTCGGTCCGGGCAGCAGCCACGCGGGCGAGGCCGTGGGCTACGGCCTCCATCCCGAACTCACCGGCCCGCAGATCGAGGCCTACGTCCGTGGCTTCTTCCGGCCCGGCTACACGGACATCCCCCGCTTCGTCTACGAGGCCGCCCGCCGCACGGATCCGGGCACCCGCGCCGCGATCCGCGCCGCCGCCACGGGCCAGGACCCGTCCTTCTCCGACGAAGTCCGCCTGGCCCGTGGCCTCGACATTCCGCTGGCCATCGTGCTGGGCGACACCGATGCGCTCATCAATCCCGCCCACGCCTTGGCCCTCGCCCCGTCACTTCCCACGCTCTGGCGCGGCGCGGTCCAGTTCATTCCTGGCAGCGGGCACGCCCTCCCGTGGGAGCACCCGCAGCCCTTCACCGCGCTGCTCGGTGCGTTCCTCGAAGACCTCCCGCCAGCCCGGGGCTGA
- a CDS encoding WD40 repeat domain-containing serine/threonine protein kinase has translation MSQAKPAGTEVSPSEAASSEAPSLSSSPGVFPPTVDSSGIGDAPTLRPSAPARLAPPPPGQLLPVVDPALYALEGELAHGGIGRILRARDLRLGRSVALKQILAPSPEAESRFMTEALVTARLQHPSIVPVHEVGRWPDGELFYSMKLVSGRSLAEVVSELKSLKERLALLPHVLAVAEAMAYAHSERIIHRDLKPANILVGGFGEAVVIDWGLAKDLARADPPAAPDVLSPAALSSDGGLTRVGTVMGTPAYMPPEQAAGMPVDERADVYALGAILYHLLAGARPYDGDTSDQVLTRVIKGPPPPLASLQEFIPRDLLAIVTKAMARRPEDRYATARELAEDLRRFQTGQIVGAYAYSRLELGRRFLLRYRAVVTVTVVALLVLAAVGTESVLEILAQRDAARASRQQAQELFDDLRLTVARDTVEEAPNDALESLRRISPGFKKWSAARMVAADAQAHGFATVLRGHTQHINDIAFTADGDLLISASDDHTLRVWDTRRGKEHRLLRDGTGADTDTDDVWRIRMLPGGKHFISSGKDGVLRLWDLATGKAQRFATLPGPVSALTVGCQGRCLLAAAQTDDVLYSWDLVTGQSRSFHTGVQGIEEVLASPRGPWVFVRGYQDAPSALGEVEHGAFQVLAQARPTVGGFCEDGRLFTVNIHGELHRWVPGTSERHLLARGLGIGTALTFVPGTSWVVVGTQEGVIRLRNATTGEAREFRLHEGSVTSLDITSDGRYLASASADRTSILWALETGEPRMLRRARQQAHLVQFSPDDQQLAVASFNGQVRLFSMKEKLHRVLSAGAGPQASLELSPDGQWLAAVSGQGELRLLDARSGSPLLKAQGFVPDAVSFSPAGQWLAAGGSDGRVHLFEPSTGSTLAVLAGHTSRVMAVGFSASGQRLASADEKGGIWVWEAGSGKGSQLGAHGARVWQLAFSPDGEHLASACDDGTVRVWNLATGEFRVLSGHKGAVRAVAFSPKPVKGDVLVTGGMDHLVIFWDLETGQSRSHTTSGGGVLELRYSPQGTVVASRDQRDGRVRLWDGRTGEPSPIPVLSHQADVLGFSFSPDGTRLASASLDKTVRLWDLATGESRALRGHTGPVEAVVFFPEGTTLASTGADGSLRLWPDSLPLEPEALQAWLKSFTSDERPPGSSWQ, from the coding sequence ATGAGCCAGGCCAAACCTGCCGGGACGGAAGTCTCCCCCTCGGAGGCCGCTTCGTCCGAGGCCCCCTCCCTCTCTTCGTCCCCGGGCGTCTTCCCCCCCACGGTGGATTCCTCTGGCATTGGGGATGCGCCCACGCTGCGGCCGTCCGCGCCCGCGCGTCTGGCGCCCCCCCCGCCGGGCCAGCTGCTGCCCGTGGTGGATCCCGCGCTGTATGCGCTCGAAGGGGAGCTGGCTCACGGCGGCATTGGCCGCATCCTCCGGGCGAGGGATCTGCGGCTGGGCCGGTCCGTGGCCCTCAAGCAGATCCTCGCCCCGTCCCCCGAGGCCGAGTCCCGCTTCATGACCGAGGCGCTCGTCACCGCGCGGTTGCAGCACCCCTCCATCGTGCCGGTGCACGAGGTGGGGCGCTGGCCCGATGGCGAGCTGTTCTACTCGATGAAGCTCGTCTCCGGCCGCTCGCTGGCGGAGGTCGTCTCCGAGCTCAAGAGCTTGAAGGAGCGCCTGGCCCTTCTGCCTCACGTGCTGGCGGTGGCCGAGGCCATGGCCTATGCGCACTCCGAGCGCATCATTCATCGGGATCTCAAGCCGGCGAACATCCTCGTGGGAGGGTTTGGCGAGGCGGTGGTCATCGACTGGGGCCTGGCGAAGGACCTCGCGCGCGCGGATCCTCCCGCCGCCCCCGATGTCCTCTCCCCCGCGGCGCTCTCCTCCGATGGGGGCTTGACCCGGGTGGGCACGGTGATGGGGACGCCCGCGTACATGCCGCCCGAGCAGGCCGCGGGCATGCCCGTGGACGAGCGCGCCGACGTCTATGCCCTGGGCGCCATCCTCTATCACCTGCTCGCGGGTGCCCGTCCTTATGACGGGGACACGTCGGATCAGGTGTTGACGCGGGTGATCAAAGGCCCCCCGCCGCCCCTGGCCAGCCTCCAGGAGTTCATCCCGAGAGACTTGCTGGCCATCGTGACCAAGGCGATGGCCCGCCGCCCCGAAGACCGCTATGCCACCGCGCGCGAACTGGCGGAGGATCTGCGGCGCTTCCAGACAGGACAGATCGTCGGGGCGTATGCGTACTCGCGGCTGGAGCTGGGGCGCCGCTTCCTGCTGCGCTACCGGGCCGTGGTGACGGTCACGGTGGTGGCCCTGCTGGTGCTTGCCGCCGTGGGCACGGAGAGCGTCCTGGAGATCCTGGCCCAGCGCGACGCCGCCCGGGCCTCCCGCCAGCAGGCCCAGGAGCTCTTCGACGACCTGCGGCTCACGGTGGCACGGGACACCGTGGAGGAGGCGCCCAACGACGCCCTGGAGTCCTTGCGCCGCATCTCGCCTGGGTTCAAGAAGTGGTCCGCGGCGCGGATGGTGGCCGCAGATGCCCAGGCGCACGGGTTCGCCACCGTGCTGCGAGGGCATACCCAGCACATCAATGACATCGCCTTCACGGCCGACGGCGACTTGCTCATCTCCGCCAGCGACGACCACACGCTGCGGGTCTGGGACACCCGGCGCGGCAAGGAGCACCGGCTCCTGCGCGACGGCACCGGCGCCGACACGGACACCGATGACGTGTGGCGCATCCGGATGCTCCCGGGGGGAAAGCACTTCATCTCGAGTGGCAAGGATGGCGTGCTGCGCCTGTGGGACCTGGCCACCGGCAAGGCTCAGCGCTTCGCCACCTTGCCGGGCCCCGTTTCGGCGCTCACCGTGGGGTGCCAGGGCCGGTGTCTGCTTGCCGCGGCCCAGACGGACGACGTGCTCTATTCCTGGGACCTGGTCACGGGGCAGTCCCGCTCCTTCCATACGGGCGTCCAGGGCATCGAGGAGGTGCTGGCGTCGCCGCGAGGCCCGTGGGTGTTCGTGCGCGGCTACCAGGATGCCCCCTCGGCCCTGGGAGAGGTGGAGCACGGGGCGTTTCAGGTCTTGGCGCAGGCCCGGCCCACCGTGGGGGGATTTTGCGAGGACGGCCGCCTCTTCACGGTGAACATCCACGGGGAGCTGCACCGCTGGGTGCCTGGAACCTCCGAGCGGCACCTGCTCGCGCGCGGCCTGGGCATTGGCACGGCGCTGACCTTCGTGCCAGGCACCTCCTGGGTGGTGGTTGGCACCCAGGAAGGGGTGATCCGGCTGCGGAACGCCACCACGGGCGAGGCCCGGGAGTTCCGCTTGCATGAAGGGTCCGTCACCAGCCTGGACATCACCTCGGATGGCCGCTACCTCGCCTCGGCCAGCGCCGACCGGACCTCGATTCTCTGGGCGCTGGAGACCGGCGAGCCCCGGATGCTGCGGCGGGCCCGGCAACAGGCCCACCTCGTCCAGTTCTCGCCGGATGATCAGCAGCTCGCCGTGGCGAGCTTCAATGGGCAGGTGCGTCTGTTCTCCATGAAGGAGAAGCTGCACCGCGTGCTCTCGGCGGGGGCGGGCCCCCAAGCCTCCCTGGAGCTCTCCCCGGATGGCCAGTGGCTGGCCGCCGTGTCCGGCCAGGGCGAGCTACGGCTCCTCGATGCCCGCTCGGGCTCTCCCCTCCTGAAGGCGCAGGGCTTCGTTCCGGACGCGGTGAGCTTCTCCCCCGCGGGCCAGTGGCTGGCCGCGGGAGGAAGCGATGGGAGGGTTCACCTGTTCGAGCCCTCCACGGGAAGTACGCTGGCCGTTCTGGCGGGACATACCTCCCGGGTGATGGCCGTTGGCTTCTCCGCGAGCGGACAGCGCCTGGCCTCGGCGGATGAGAAGGGCGGCATCTGGGTGTGGGAGGCCGGCAGCGGGAAGGGCTCCCAGCTGGGGGCGCATGGGGCGCGGGTCTGGCAGCTCGCGTTCTCCCCGGATGGCGAGCACCTGGCCTCGGCGTGCGATGACGGCACCGTGAGGGTGTGGAACCTGGCCACGGGCGAGTTCCGCGTCCTGTCTGGGCACAAGGGCGCCGTGCGCGCCGTGGCCTTCTCCCCGAAGCCCGTGAAGGGCGATGTCCTTGTCACGGGGGGAATGGATCACCTCGTGATTTTCTGGGACCTGGAGACGGGCCAGAGCCGCTCGCACACCACGAGCGGGGGAGGGGTGCTGGAGTTGCGCTACTCGCCCCAGGGGACGGTGGTGGCCAGCCGCGACCAGAGGGATGGCCGGGTGCGGCTCTGGGATGGGCGGACCGGGGAGCCCTCTCCCATCCCCGTGCTCAGCCATCAGGCGGATGTGCTGGGCTTCAGCTTCTCGCCCGATGGCACCCGGCTGGCCTCGGCGAGCCTCGACAAGACGGTACGGCTCTGGGACCTGGCCACCGGCGAGAGCCGCGCGCTGCGGGGCCACACGGGGCCGGTGGAGGCAGTGGTCTTCTTCCCGGAGGGCACGACGCTCGCCTCCACGGGGGCGGATGGCAGCCTCCGGCTCTGGCCGGACAGCCTGCCCCTGGAGCCGGAGGCCCTTCAGGCCTGGCTGAAGTCCTTCACGAGCGATGAACGGCCGCCCGGAAGTTCCTGGCAGTGA
- a CDS encoding GNAT family N-acetyltransferase gives MQPSPSMTPERLTALSAADRLRLVDVWEAAVRATHHFLGEEDIQFFKPRVREVYLDAVKLVCLRAADGQILGFIGTAEGKIEMLFVDPAHHGQGIGRALLKHVLGEGGITAVDVNEQNPGAVGFYQRMGFTVEGRSERDGQGKPFPLLHLRIANFSS, from the coding sequence ATGCAGCCCTCCCCGTCCATGACGCCAGAACGGTTGACGGCGCTGAGCGCCGCCGACCGGCTGCGCCTGGTGGACGTCTGGGAGGCCGCCGTGCGCGCCACGCACCACTTCCTGGGCGAGGAGGACATCCAGTTCTTCAAGCCCCGGGTGCGGGAGGTCTACCTGGACGCGGTGAAGCTCGTCTGCCTCCGCGCGGCGGACGGCCAGATCCTCGGCTTCATCGGCACCGCGGAGGGAAAGATCGAGATGCTCTTCGTCGATCCGGCTCACCATGGCCAGGGCATCGGCCGGGCGCTGCTGAAACACGTCCTCGGCGAAGGCGGCATCACGGCGGTGGACGTGAACGAGCAGAACCCGGGGGCGGTGGGCTTTTACCAGCGCATGGGCTTCACCGTGGAAGGCCGCTCGGAGCGGGATGGCCAGGGGAAACCCTTCCCGCTCCTGCACCTGCGCATTGCCAATTTCTCATCTTGA
- a CDS encoding cellulase family glycosylhydrolase, whose product MKRLMMGLGLAACLGVAFEAHARRAPETLTLSGKQLLINGKPFTAKGVNYHPVPRTGPGNWPDDWTMNRAVVFSDFAKMKEMGANTVRVYVQYDRLFQNWDEQNDPSTDPGRVDPAVLANYRAVLDEADGQGIYVIMNYFLPTNVDYRAGQQVKFNKDARTRHKLRFRNIINVFKNRTEFPMVLMWAFGNENNFDWNRGQMTPAAMFDFYGEAIREADQQADASHPYTVVLGDNPQLDIHNSSLLNRAPLVDVWSVNMYNTEQGFKNIIQGYPLNKPLLFTEFGYDACQHNQGCDFSNPEGRGTAEAQQHQAAFYKNRWENTMLPNLSARNANNKLLGGVVFEWNDEWWKDGSGPRDVHNTGGFSNANLGPDYFLNEEWFGLSTALTETQTTGRYYRSAFTQLKTMWTAPALLSAE is encoded by the coding sequence ATGAAGCGGTTGATGATGGGATTGGGGCTCGCTGCGTGTCTGGGAGTCGCTTTCGAGGCGCACGCCCGGCGGGCACCCGAGACGCTGACACTGTCGGGTAAGCAACTGTTGATCAACGGCAAGCCTTTCACCGCGAAGGGCGTCAACTACCACCCCGTGCCCCGGACGGGGCCGGGCAACTGGCCCGACGACTGGACGATGAACCGGGCGGTGGTGTTCAGCGACTTCGCGAAGATGAAGGAGATGGGCGCCAACACCGTCCGCGTCTATGTGCAGTACGACCGGCTGTTCCAGAACTGGGATGAGCAGAATGATCCATCCACGGATCCGGGCCGGGTGGACCCGGCGGTGCTCGCCAATTACCGCGCCGTGCTGGACGAGGCCGACGGCCAGGGCATCTATGTCATCATGAACTATTTTCTGCCCACGAACGTGGACTACCGCGCGGGGCAGCAGGTGAAGTTCAACAAGGACGCGCGCACCCGGCACAAGCTGCGCTTCCGCAACATCATCAATGTCTTCAAGAACCGCACCGAGTTCCCCATGGTGTTGATGTGGGCCTTCGGCAATGAGAACAACTTCGATTGGAACCGCGGGCAGATGACCCCCGCGGCGATGTTTGACTTCTACGGAGAGGCCATCCGCGAGGCCGACCAGCAGGCCGATGCGTCGCATCCCTACACCGTGGTGCTGGGGGACAACCCCCAGCTGGACATTCACAACAGCAGCCTGCTCAACCGGGCGCCGCTCGTGGATGTCTGGTCCGTCAACATGTACAACACGGAGCAGGGCTTCAAGAACATCATCCAGGGCTATCCGCTCAACAAGCCGCTCCTGTTCACGGAGTTTGGCTATGACGCCTGCCAGCACAACCAGGGGTGTGACTTCTCCAACCCCGAGGGCCGGGGCACCGCGGAGGCGCAGCAGCACCAGGCCGCGTTCTACAAGAACCGCTGGGAGAACACGATGCTGCCCAACCTCAGCGCCCGGAACGCCAACAACAAGCTGCTCGGCGGCGTCGTGTTCGAGTGGAACGACGAGTGGTGGAAGGATGGCAGCGGGCCCCGGGACGTTCACAACACCGGCGGCTTCTCCAACGCGAACCTCGGCCCCGATTACTTCCTGAACGAGGAGTGGTTCGGGCTGTCCACCGCCCTGACGGAGACGCAGACCACGGGGCGGTATTACCGGTCCGCCTTCACCCAGCTCAAGACGATGTGGACCGCCCCGGCCCTGCTGTCCGCCGAGTAG
- a CDS encoding pyridoxal phosphate-dependent decarboxylase family protein, whose protein sequence is MTSKPLPKNRRSKEEVLAELRALRADDARWKDGRTFSLVYHVDDAHSALLKEAYGEFISENGLSPLAFPSLRRMESEVVSMAAELFHGDADVAGTMTTGGTESILMAVKAARQWAREEKGIARPEMIVPRSVHPAFEKAGHYFDVDIQHADLDADFRVDVAHVERLITPRTALIVGSAPPYPHGVMDPISALAALAQARGLLFHVDACLGGFFLPFAKKLGRDIPPFDFEVPGVTSLSADLHKYGYAAKGASVVLYRDRALRRHQFYAYGGWPGGLYASPSMTGTRPGGAIAAAWAAMQSLGEEGYLENARRVLAAADRLTQGIHAIPGLRVLGKPQIGVFAFGSDSLNVYELGDAMDARGWKLDRQQNPPALHCMLTPSHERIVEPLLADLRDCASRLAAGEPAPEGSAAMYGMVGAIPDSKQVDGFLMEFLDGVFDRS, encoded by the coding sequence ATGACGTCGAAGCCGCTGCCGAAGAACAGGCGCTCGAAAGAGGAGGTGCTCGCGGAGCTGCGCGCCCTGCGCGCGGACGATGCACGCTGGAAGGATGGCCGGACTTTCAGCCTCGTCTACCACGTGGACGACGCGCACTCGGCGCTCCTCAAGGAGGCCTACGGCGAGTTCATCTCCGAGAATGGGCTGTCGCCCCTGGCCTTCCCGTCCTTACGCCGCATGGAGTCAGAGGTGGTGTCCATGGCCGCGGAGCTGTTCCACGGCGATGCGGACGTGGCGGGGACGATGACCACGGGGGGCACCGAGAGCATCCTCATGGCGGTGAAGGCCGCGCGGCAGTGGGCCCGCGAGGAGAAGGGCATCGCCCGCCCGGAGATGATCGTCCCCCGGTCGGTCCACCCCGCCTTCGAGAAGGCAGGGCACTACTTCGACGTGGACATCCAGCACGCGGACCTGGACGCGGACTTCCGCGTGGACGTGGCGCACGTGGAGCGCCTCATCACCCCGCGCACGGCGCTCATCGTGGGCAGCGCTCCCCCGTACCCCCACGGGGTGATGGACCCCATCTCCGCGCTGGCCGCGCTGGCCCAGGCCCGGGGGCTGCTGTTCCATGTGGATGCGTGCCTGGGCGGGTTCTTCCTGCCCTTCGCGAAGAAGCTCGGGCGGGACATTCCCCCGTTCGACTTCGAGGTGCCGGGCGTCACCTCGCTGTCCGCGGACCTGCACAAGTATGGCTACGCGGCCAAGGGCGCCTCGGTGGTGCTGTACCGCGACCGCGCCCTGCGGCGGCACCAGTTCTACGCCTATGGCGGGTGGCCGGGCGGGCTGTATGCCTCGCCGTCGATGACGGGCACGCGGCCCGGGGGCGCCATCGCCGCCGCCTGGGCCGCGATGCAGTCCCTGGGCGAGGAGGGCTACCTGGAGAACGCCCGGCGCGTCCTGGCCGCCGCGGACAGGCTCACCCAGGGCATCCACGCCATTCCCGGCCTGCGGGTGCTGGGCAAGCCGCAGATCGGCGTCTTCGCGTTCGGCTCGGACTCGCTCAACGTGTACGAGCTGGGCGACGCGATGGACGCGCGCGGCTGGAAGCTGGACCGGCAGCAGAATCCGCCCGCGCTGCACTGCATGCTGACCCCCTCGCACGAGCGCATCGTGGAGCCCCTGCTGGCGGACCTGCGGGACTGCGCCTCGCGGCTCGCCGCGGGGGAGCCCGCCCCGGAGGGCAGCGCGGCCATGTACGGCATGGTTGGCGCCATCCCCGATTCGAAGCAGGTGGACGGCTTCCTGATGGAGTTCCTGGACGGGGTCTTCGACCGGTCCTGA
- a CDS encoding PilZ domain-containing protein → MSINAWLQEFRALHKRARQKQLNDEEKQLYVMAREQFARALTAAQGMTLRPGEMARQTFRVAQAMQIELSLNTGIVRAMTLDISKGGFSVVLTKPPGEKELVGYTLRMPDGMDPVIGRARVISSKKQIGNYRLSFAFEGMSEYDQDRLEMILFDAALSRIPS, encoded by the coding sequence ATGAGCATCAACGCTTGGCTCCAGGAATTCCGGGCACTCCACAAGAGAGCCCGTCAGAAGCAGCTCAACGACGAAGAGAAGCAGCTCTACGTCATGGCCCGCGAGCAGTTCGCCCGCGCGCTGACCGCGGCCCAGGGGATGACCTTGCGGCCCGGGGAGATGGCCCGCCAGACGTTCCGCGTCGCGCAGGCCATGCAGATTGAGCTCAGCCTCAACACGGGCATCGTGCGCGCCATGACGCTGGACATCTCCAAGGGAGGCTTCTCGGTGGTGCTCACCAAGCCGCCCGGCGAGAAGGAGCTGGTGGGCTACACGCTGCGGATGCCCGACGGCATGGACCCCGTCATCGGCCGTGCCCGGGTCATCTCCTCCAAGAAGCAGATTGGCAACTACCGGCTCTCGTTCGCCTTCGAGGGCATGTCCGAGTACGACCAGGACCGGCTGGAGATGATCCTCTTCGACGCGGCCCTGTCCCGCATCCCCTCCTGA
- a CDS encoding ParA family protein, with product MPMIAFSTIKGGVGKTTLCVHVAAALADAGHRVLLLDLDPQAHASLVLGLEPGDIPCVGDALGPRPRRRLDEVVVASAKRPTLFIAPAHPRMAAQERELFQWGHRLQALPRALKTLGWTPDVLVVDTPPSLGAYTEAVLYHADVVVAPVPTGAFALQGLGEIETAWRDLREGGGELVAVVNLWDRRTKATNDAMDGALQESTVPVLPMRIPRSEAINQAGLGYEVVFDTSPGSPGVEELRALAAELGRRAGLR from the coding sequence ATGCCGATGATCGCGTTCTCCACCATCAAGGGTGGAGTCGGAAAAACCACCCTCTGTGTCCACGTGGCGGCGGCCCTGGCCGATGCCGGGCACCGGGTGCTGCTGCTGGACCTGGACCCCCAGGCCCACGCCTCGCTGGTGCTGGGACTGGAGCCCGGAGACATTCCTTGCGTGGGGGATGCGCTCGGCCCCCGGCCGCGCCGCCGCCTGGACGAGGTGGTGGTGGCCTCCGCCAAGCGCCCCACCCTCTTCATCGCCCCGGCCCACCCGCGCATGGCGGCCCAGGAGCGCGAGCTGTTCCAGTGGGGCCACCGCCTCCAGGCGCTCCCCCGGGCCCTGAAGACGCTCGGCTGGACGCCGGACGTCCTCGTGGTGGACACGCCCCCCAGCCTCGGGGCCTACACCGAGGCGGTGCTCTACCACGCGGACGTGGTGGTGGCCCCCGTGCCCACCGGGGCCTTCGCGCTCCAGGGGCTGGGGGAAATCGAGACCGCCTGGAGGGACCTCCGCGAGGGCGGCGGCGAGCTGGTGGCGGTGGTGAACCTCTGGGACCGCCGCACCAAGGCCACCAATGACGCCATGGACGGGGCGCTCCAGGAGTCCACCGTGCCGGTGCTGCCCATGCGGATCCCCCGCTCGGAGGCCATCAACCAGGCGGGGCTGGGCTACGAGGTGGTGTTCGATACCAGCCCGGGCTCTCCGGGCGTGGAGGAGCTGCGCGCCCTGGCCGCCGAACTGGGCCGCCGGGCAGGCCTGCGCTGA
- a CDS encoding glutamine--tRNA ligase/YqeY domain fusion protein, with protein MTTTSESQGQNFLQEIIEEDRRAGKHGGRVHTRFPPEPNGYLHIGHAKAICLNFGLAQQYGGKCNLRLDDTNPLTEDTDYVQSIERDVKWLGGDWDDRKFFASDYFEQLYTFAVSLIQQGKAYVCSLTADEISQYRGDFNTPGRDSPYRTRSVEENLDLFRRMRAGEFPDGTHTLRAKIDMTSPNPVLRDPPIYRIRHAHHHRTGGTWCIYPLYDFAHCLSDAIEGITHSICTLEFENRRVLYDWIVDSLIKGDRPYQYEFSRLKLTYTVMSKRKLLQMVNEGLVSGWDDPRMMTISGLRRRGFTPASLRDFATRIGVSKTDSWIDMSLLELCIREDLNERAPRAMAVLRPLKVVIENYPEGQSEELETANHPNKEELGKRKLRFERELYIEADDFMEEPTKGFFRLAPGKEVRLRSAYFIKCERVIKDGTGQVVELRCTYDPATRGGDSPDGRKVKGTLHWVPASAPVAEVRLYDRLFSVEHPDRDKDKDFKTFLNPNSLEVLSNARVEPMLGQAAPEAFFQFERLGYFNVDSKDSKPGKPVFNRTVTLKDSWAKEQVKGK; from the coding sequence ATGACGACGACCAGCGAGTCGCAAGGCCAGAACTTCCTTCAGGAAATCATCGAGGAGGACCGGCGCGCCGGGAAGCACGGCGGACGGGTGCACACCCGCTTTCCCCCGGAGCCCAACGGCTACCTGCACATCGGGCACGCCAAGGCCATCTGCCTGAACTTTGGCCTGGCCCAACAATACGGCGGCAAGTGCAACCTGCGCCTGGATGACACCAACCCCCTCACCGAGGACACCGACTACGTCCAGTCCATCGAGCGCGACGTGAAGTGGCTCGGGGGCGACTGGGACGACCGGAAGTTCTTCGCCTCGGACTACTTCGAGCAGCTCTACACCTTCGCCGTCTCGCTCATCCAGCAGGGCAAGGCGTACGTGTGCAGCCTCACGGCGGACGAGATCAGCCAGTACCGGGGCGACTTCAACACCCCGGGCCGGGACAGCCCCTACCGCACGCGCTCCGTCGAGGAGAACCTGGACCTGTTCCGGCGCATGCGCGCGGGCGAGTTCCCGGACGGCACGCACACCCTGCGGGCGAAGATCGACATGACCTCGCCCAACCCGGTGCTGAGAGACCCGCCCATCTACCGGATCCGCCACGCGCACCACCACCGCACGGGCGGCACGTGGTGCATCTACCCGCTCTACGACTTCGCCCACTGTCTGTCGGACGCCATCGAGGGGATTACCCACTCCATCTGTACCCTGGAGTTCGAGAACCGGCGGGTGCTCTACGACTGGATCGTCGACAGCCTCATCAAAGGGGACCGGCCCTACCAGTACGAGTTCTCGCGCCTGAAGCTCACCTACACGGTGATGAGCAAGCGCAAGCTGCTCCAGATGGTGAACGAGGGGCTGGTGTCCGGCTGGGACGACCCGCGCATGATGACCATCAGCGGCCTGCGCCGGCGCGGCTTCACCCCGGCCTCCCTGAGGGACTTCGCCACGCGCATCGGCGTGAGCAAGACGGACAGCTGGATCGACATGAGCCTCCTGGAGCTGTGCATCCGGGAGGACCTCAACGAGCGCGCGCCCCGGGCCATGGCGGTGCTGCGGCCGCTCAAGGTCGTCATCGAGAACTACCCCGAGGGCCAGAGCGAAGAGCTGGAGACCGCCAACCACCCGAACAAGGAGGAGCTGGGCAAGCGCAAGCTCCGGTTCGAGCGGGAGCTGTACATCGAGGCGGACGACTTCATGGAGGAGCCCACCAAGGGGTTCTTCCGGCTGGCGCCCGGCAAGGAGGTCCGCCTGCGCTCGGCGTACTTCATCAAGTGCGAGCGGGTCATCAAGGACGGCACGGGCCAGGTGGTGGAGCTGCGCTGCACCTATGATCCAGCCACCCGGGGCGGAGACTCGCCGGATGGGCGCAAGGTGAAGGGCACCCTGCACTGGGTACCGGCCAGCGCGCCCGTGGCGGAGGTGCGGCTGTATGACCGGCTCTTCTCCGTGGAGCACCCGGACCGCGACAAGGACAAGGACTTCAAGACGTTCCTGAACCCGAACTCGCTGGAGGTCCTCTCGAACGCCCGCGTGGAGCCCATGCTGGGCCAGGCGGCCCCCGAGGCCTTCTTCCAGTTCGAGCGGCTGGGGTACTTCAACGTGGACTCGAAGGACTCCAAGCCGGGCAAGCCCGTCTTCAACCGCACGGTGACGCTGAAGGACTCCTGGGCCAAGGAGCAGGTGAAGGGCAAGTAG